The Halarchaeum grantii nucleotide sequence GCGAACGCGCACGTGACGCTGAAGTTCCTCGGCGATCTCACCGACGAGGAGTACGAGGACGCCGTCGCCGCGCTCGAACGCGGCGTCGAGGCCGCCGGCGTCGGGCCGTTCGAGGCCTCCTTCGAGGGGCTCGGCGTCTTCCCGAGCATGGAGTACATCTCGGTCGTGTGGCTCGGCGTCGGCGCGGGCGCCGACCACCTCACGGCGCTCCACGACGCGTTCGAACGCGAGTACGCCGCGCTCGGCGTCGAGCCCGACGACCACGAGTTCACGCCCCACGTCACGCTCGGTCGGTTGAGACACGCCGGCGGAAAAGGACGCGTCCGAGAGGTCGTTCGGGAGCGCACGCCCGACGTCGGAGCGATGCGCGTCGGCGAAGTCCGCCTGACGGAGAGCACGCTCACCCACGACGGCCCCGAGTACGAGACGCGCGAACGCGTCCCGCTCCGCTGATGGTTACTCGTCCTCGGGTTCGCCGAGGTTGCCCTCGCGCCAGTTCTCCAGCGTCTCCTCGAGGGCGGACGCGCACGATTCGACGTCCGTCATCGTCAGGCCGTCCGTCGTGATGAAGACGCCCTCCCGGTCGGTCGTGACGCGGAGGAGGTAGCCGTTCTCGAACGCGCGGATCGTGTACTGGTAGTCGCCGAGCTCGCTCGCGCCGTAGGTATCCTGAGTGAGCTGGAAGGACTGCCACTCCGCGCCGATGAACGAGGAGAGGTCGGCGTCGCGCTCGAGGTCCGAGCGGAGGTAGACCTGCTCGAAGTCGGTGCGCGTGAAGTACGTCACCGAGCGGAGGCTATCGCCCACCGCCGTTCGGGCGATGATACGCAGGCGTTCGCGGGCTTCGTCCGAGAGCATGTCGTGCCCCAGTTCCGCGTCTTCGTTGGCCATACGTGGCGTGTTCGCGCACAGGCCCTTAATTGAATTGGGGGCGGCCGGCGAGCGCAGACCGCCTCATCGGCGCTCACCGGGCCAGAAGAACAACGTTTTAAGCGCGGCGGGTAAACGTTCGTACCACTATGGGCAAGAAGTCCAAGGGCAAGAAGAAGCGGCTGGCGAAGCTGGAGCGCCAGAACAGCCGCGTCCCGGCCTGGGTCATGATGAAGACGGACCGCGAAGTCCAGCGAAACCCGAAGCGCCGCAACTGGCGGCGTAGCGACACGGACGAGTAACGATGAGCGCAAGCGACTTCGAGGAGCGCATCGTCACCGTTCCGCTCCGGGACCTCAACGCCGTACCGAAGCACGAGCGCGCCGGCAAAGCCGCGACGCTCGTCCGCGAGCACCTCGCGAAGCACTTCGCGGTCGACACCGAGGAAGTCCGCCTCGACCCCTCCATCAACGAAGCCATCTGGTCGCGTTCGAACAAGAACCCGCCGAGCAAGCTTCGCGTCCGCGCCGCGCGCTTCGAGGAAGAGGGCGAGACCGTCGTCGAAGCCGAGCACGCGAGCGAATAACCGCCTTGCTTCGCGCTGCGTTCTCCGGATCGCCGTACGTCGGTGTGTTCGCCCGTGCGACCGATAGCTGCGTCCTCGTCCGCCGCGACCTCGACGACCCGCTCGTCGAGGACGTCGCGGACGAACTCGAAGTCCCGGCCGTCCGCACGACGGTCGGCGGCTCCAGTACCGTCGGCGCGCTCGCCGCCGGAAACTCGAACGGCCTGCTCGTCAGCAGTCGCGTCCGCGACCGTGAGCGCGAGCGCATCGCCGACGCCACCGAGCTCGACGTCGGAACGCTCCCCGGGCGCGTCAACGCCGCCGGCAACGTCGTGCTCGCGAACGACACGGGTGCGTACGTCCACCCCGACCTCTCGCGGACGGCCGTCGAGGCCGTCACGGACACCCTCGACGTGCCCGTGACGCGCGGGAGGATCGCGGACGTCGAAACCGTCGGCACGGCCGCCGTCGCGACGAACGACGGGGTGCTCTGTCACCCGAAGACGACCGACGACGACCTCGACCGCCTCGAGGACGCCCTCGGCGTGCCGGCAGACATCGGCACCATCAACTACGGCGCGCCGCTCGTCGGCTCCGGACTCGTCGCGAACACCCACGGCTACGTCGTCGGCGAGGACACCACCGGACCGGAACTCGGCCGCATCGAGGACGCCCTCGGATACATCTGAGCCCTTCTTCTCCGGGCGTTCCAGCCGAATCCTAAGATACTTCCCGCTCGCGCCCCCGATTCCACCCATGAGTCTTGGAGGCGGCGGTGGCGGTCGACAGCAGCTACAGGAACTCTCCCAGCAGATTCAGGCTCTCGAAGAGGAGAAAGAAGAGCTCGAAGCCGAGATCGAAAGCCTGCAGGCCGAGCAGCAGGAGATCGACGAGGCCATCGAGGCGCTGGACACCATCGAGACGGGGTCGACAGTGCAGGTGCCCGTCGGCGGCGGCGCGTACCTCCGCGCGGAAGTGCAGGACATCGACGAGGTCATCGTCGGTCTCGGCGCCGACTACGCGGCCGAGCGCACCCGGGAGGGCGCCGTCGAGAGCCTCGAGACGAAGCAGGACCAGATCGACGACCAGATCGACGACCTGCAGGACGAGGTCGTCGAGGTCGAGCAGGAGAGCACGCAGCTCGAACAGCAGGCCCAGCAGGCCCAGCAACAGATGATGCAGCAGCAGATGCAGCAGCAGGGCCAGCAGGGCGACGGCGAGTAAGCCCCGATGTTCGACGGGTTGAAGGAGAAGCTCGGTCGGTTCCGCGAGGACGCCGAAGAGGTCGCCGAGGAGAAGGCCGAGGAAGTCGAGGAGCCGGAATCGACCGACGAGTCAGACGCATACCCAGCGGACTCCGAGGGGTCGGAACCCGTCGACGCGGACGACGAGCGCGACGACGCGGCGGAACCCGAACCGGAGGCGGCCGTGGCAGAGGCGGAGACACCTGAGTCGGACGGGACCGCCGACGGCGCGTCCGCCGCGTCCGAGACGGCCGACTCCGAGGGCGTCGAGGCCGACGAAGCCGAGCCCGAACCCGCCGAAACCGACGCCGACACAGCGGAGGCCGACGCCGACGCGGCGGAAGCCGGCGCGGAGGGCGACGAGCCCGAGGAGGCCGAATCCTCGGGCCGCTTCGGCCTCGCGCGCAAGGCGAAGTCCGCCGTTCGCGGGCGCGTCGTCATCGAGGAAGAGGACCTTGAGGACCCGCTCTGGGAGCTCGAGATGGCGCTCCTCGAGAGCGACGTCGAGATGAGCGTCGCGGAAGCCATCCTCGACCAGATCCGCGAGGACCTCGTCGGCCAGGAGCGCAAGTTCACCGAGTCGACGGGAGACCTCGTCGACGAGGCGCTTCGCGACGCGCTCCTCTCCGTCATCGGCGTCGGGCAGTTCGACTTCGACGAGCGCGTTGCCGAGGCCGACAAGCCGCTCGTCATCGTCTTCACCGGCATCAACGGCGTCGGGAAGACGACGAGCATCGCGAAGCTCTCCAACTACCTCGAGGAGCGCGGCTTCTCCTCGGTCATCGCGAACGGCGACACCTATCGCGCCGGCGCGAACGAGCAGGTGCGCGAGCACGCCGAGACCCTCGACACGAAGCTCATCGCGCACGAGCAGGGCGGCGATCCCGCCGCCGTCATCTACGACGCCGTCGAGTACGCCGAAGCGAACGACATCGACGTCGTCCTCGGCGACACCGCCGGCCGCCTCCACACCTCCTCGGACCTGATGGAGCAACTCGCGAAGATCGACCGCGTCGTCGGCCCCGACATGACGCTCTTCGTCGACGAAGCGGTCGCCGGGCAGGACGCCGTCAATCGCGCGCGCGAGTTCGACGACGCCGCCGAAATCGACGGTGCCATCCTCACGAAGGCGGACGCCGACTCGCAGGGCGGCGCCGCCATCTCCGTCGCGTACGTCACCGGGAAGCCCATCCTCTTCCTCGGCACCGGGCAGGGCTACGACGACCTCGAGCGCTTCGACCCGGACGCGCTCGTCGACGACCTCCTCGGCGTCGACGAGGAGTAGGGCGCGCCACCGAGCGAGTCCGCTTCGCCGAGTGCGTGCTACAGGTCTTCTGCTGGCGTCTCCGCCGCGACCAACACGAGTCGGCGGCGGCCACGCCGGTCGTACGCGCGGACGTCCGCGACGTCCCACGGCGGGACGGCGACGAGCAGGCGTGCCGCCAAGTCGTCGCCGAGCGCCGGGTCCGGATCACCCATCGGGTGTGCGAGGAAGCGTCCCTTCGTCTGCCCCGAGGGGGTCGCGAGGTCCACGCCGAACACCGCGTCGAGCGCCCGCCCCGCGTCCGGGAAGTAGAAGTCGGAGAAGACGGCGGCGTCGGCGGGCACCTCAGCGAGCGGCGTTCCGGTGCCGTCGCTCGCGTCGAGTGCGGACGGCGCGCTCGTCGCGAGCGCCACGGAGAGCGCGCGCGGTTCGGCGTCCGCCGCGAGCGCGCAGAGCGTCTCGACGAGCGCGTGCGTCGCGTAGACCGGCGCGCGCTCTCCGGTGTCGTCGCTCACGCTAGATGGCGTCCTCCGGGTCGTTGTTCTCGCGGACGCGCCCGACCTCCGACCGGTAGCGCTCGCGCGTCGCCTCGTCCGCGACGGGCGTGAGCTTCGCGGGGTCGACGTCGCGGGCGGCCGTCGGGTCGGGCGCGTTCAGCGACTGCTGTTTCTCGAAGTGGTGCTCGCCGTCCGGCGTCGCGTACTCGACGGTGAGCATCCCCTTGTCCGTGTACTCGCGGCCGACGAACCAGACGCGAACGGCATCGTCCTCGCTCATACGCACGGGTTGGACGCGGGGGCGTTTGGCTCTTGGGAGACGGTCGACGGCGAGCGCGGCGTTCAAACGGCCGCGTCGACTACTCGTGAGTGATGGACGCGGACGCGGTACGCGACGCCGCCGGCGAACTCCCCGCAGAGCCCGGCGTCTACCAGTTTCAGCGCGACGGCACGACGCTCTACGTCGGGAAGGCCGTCGACTTGCGCGCGCGCGTTCGCTCGTACGCCGACGCGCGGAGCGCGCGCATCGCGCGGATGGTCGAGCGCGCCGATGCGCTCGACTTCGCGGTGACCGACACCGAAACGCAGGCGCTCCTCCTCGAGGCGAACCTCATCAAGCGCCACCAGCCGAAGTACAACGTCCGCCTGAAGGACGACAAGTCCTACCCGCTCGTCCAGCTCACCGACCACGCGTTCCCGCGCATCGAGGTGACGCGCGACCCCGACGAGGGCGCGACGGCGTACGGCCCCTACACGGACGTTGGGCGCGTCGAAACCGTCGTGAAGGCGATCCGGGAGACGTACGGCCTCCGGGGGTGCTCCGAGCACAAGTTCGAGGGGCGCGCGCGGCCGTGCCTCGACCACGACATCGGCCTCTGCTCTGCGCCCTGCACGGACGAGATAGCGCGCGAGGCGTATCGAGAGGACGTCGAGTCCGCGAAACGCTTCTTCGAGGGCGAAACCGGCGTGCTCGCCGACCCGATCGAGCGCGAGATGGAGGACGCCGCCCAGGCGCAGGCGTTCGAGCGGGCCGCGAACCTCCGGGACCGACTCGACGCCGTCCGCGCGTTCCACGGCGGGGGCGGCGCGGCGGTCGCCGGTGGCGGGACCGAGCGTGACGTCGACGTCCTCGGCGTCGCCGTCGAG carries:
- the pfdA gene encoding prefoldin subunit alpha, translating into MSLGGGGGGRQQLQELSQQIQALEEEKEELEAEIESLQAEQQEIDEAIEALDTIETGSTVQVPVGGGAYLRAEVQDIDEVIVGLGADYAAERTREGAVESLETKQDQIDDQIDDLQDEVVEVEQESTQLEQQAQQAQQQMMQQQMQQQGQQGDGE
- a CDS encoding DUF7522 family protein, with protein sequence MANEDAELGHDMLSDEARERLRIIARTAVGDSLRSVTYFTRTDFEQVYLRSDLERDADLSSFIGAEWQSFQLTQDTYGASELGDYQYTIRAFENGYLLRVTTDREGVFITTDGLTMTDVESCASALEETLENWREGNLGEPEDE
- a CDS encoding translation initiation factor IF-6; this translates as MLRAAFSGSPYVGVFARATDSCVLVRRDLDDPLVEDVADELEVPAVRTTVGGSSTVGALAAGNSNGLLVSSRVRDRERERIADATELDVGTLPGRVNAAGNVVLANDTGAYVHPDLSRTAVEAVTDTLDVPVTRGRIADVETVGTAAVATNDGVLCHPKTTDDDLDRLEDALGVPADIGTINYGAPLVGSGLVANTHGYVVGEDTTGPELGRIEDALGYI
- the thpR gene encoding RNA 2',3'-cyclic phosphodiesterase, encoding MRLFVSVDLPESLVDPVRDLQSAFADADGLDPVDPANAHVTLKFLGDLTDEEYEDAVAALERGVEAAGVGPFEASFEGLGVFPSMEYISVVWLGVGAGADHLTALHDAFEREYAALGVEPDDHEFTPHVTLGRLRHAGGKGRVREVVRERTPDVGAMRVGEVRLTESTLTHDGPEYETRERVPLR
- a CDS encoding 50S ribosomal protein L31e, translated to MSASDFEERIVTVPLRDLNAVPKHERAGKAATLVREHLAKHFAVDTEEVRLDPSINEAIWSRSNKNPPSKLRVRAARFEEEGETVVEAEHASE
- a CDS encoding 50S ribosomal protein L39e: MGKKSKGKKKRLAKLERQNSRVPAWVMMKTDREVQRNPKRRNWRRSDTDE
- the ftsY gene encoding signal recognition particle-docking protein FtsY, coding for MFDGLKEKLGRFREDAEEVAEEKAEEVEEPESTDESDAYPADSEGSEPVDADDERDDAAEPEPEAAVAEAETPESDGTADGASAASETADSEGVEADEAEPEPAETDADTAEADADAAEAGAEGDEPEEAESSGRFGLARKAKSAVRGRVVIEEEDLEDPLWELEMALLESDVEMSVAEAILDQIREDLVGQERKFTESTGDLVDEALRDALLSVIGVGQFDFDERVAEADKPLVIVFTGINGVGKTTSIAKLSNYLEERGFSSVIANGDTYRAGANEQVREHAETLDTKLIAHEQGGDPAAVIYDAVEYAEANDIDVVLGDTAGRLHTSSDLMEQLAKIDRVVGPDMTLFVDEAVAGQDAVNRAREFDDAAEIDGAILTKADADSQGGAAISVAYVTGKPILFLGTGQGYDDLERFDPDALVDDLLGVDEE